The following are from one region of the Amyelois transitella isolate CPQ chromosome 21, ilAmyTran1.1, whole genome shotgun sequence genome:
- the LOC106143268 gene encoding carboxypeptidase B encodes MMKVLALLLLAAVALAKHEELIGWKSYYLAPANEEHLQTIGRLKYDLDLDVLSHPILQREGVVLVKPEHHDSFIQAVQEAGIPYRIHREDVKAALDYDDMVIETRRRERVMRNSREMPYDSYQRMEVIDAYLERIAREYPDTVTLVTAANSFNGRPINYLKISTTNFEDESKPVIFIDGGIHAREWISPPTVTYAIRKLVEDVTESDLLDRFDWILLPVVNPDGYEHTFTTYRFWRKTRSTDQHSLSPTCPGVDGNRNYDFFWNTVGTSASPCADTYAGNRPFSEIETRVVRDIVQENLHRLALYLTMHSYGSMILYPWGHDGTLSPNAFALHLVGVAMADRIFENQLPNFPRYVVGNSVLVIGYPAAGASEDWAHLVGVPLSYTYELPGLAGGLNGFHLDPIYIEQVAKETWEGIVVGARQAGDLFLRNK; translated from the exons ATGATGAAGGTTTTGGCACTCCTGTTGTTGGCCGCAGTGGCTCTGGCAAAACATGAGGAGCTGATAGG TTGGAAATCCTACTACCTCGCTCCAGCTAACGAAGAGCATCTTCAGACTATAGGCCGGTTGAAGTATGACCTAGATCTGGACGTCCTCAGCCATCCCATCCTGCAGAGGGAGGGAGTAGTCCTGGTGAAACCTGAACATCATGACAGCTTCATCCAAGCCGTCCAGGAGGCAGGAATACCGTACAGGATCCACAGGGAAGACGTGAAGGC AGCGCTGGACTACGATGACATGGTAATTGAGACAAGAAGAAGAGAGAGAGTCATGAGGAACTCTCGTGAAATGCCATACGATAGTTACCAGAGAATGGAAGTG ATCGATGCTTACCTCGAGAGGATCGCGAGAGAATACCCCGACACAGTGACCCTTGTCACTGCCGCCAACTCTTTCAACGGCCGCCCGATCAACTACCTGAAGATTTCCACCACTAACTTCGAAGACGAAAGTAAACCTGTCATCTTCATCGATGGAGGGATCCACGCTAGGGAGTGGATATCACCACCGACTGTGACGTACGCTATAAGGAAGCTGGTGGAAGATGTCACCGAGTCTGATCTCCTGGACAGGTTCGATTGGATTCTTCTGCCGGTTGTCAACCCTGATGGTTACGAACATACTTTCACAACC TACCGTTTCTGGCGCAAGACTCGCTCCACCGACCAGCACTCCCTCAGCCCCACATGCCCAGGAGTCGACGGGAACCGCAACTACGACTTCTTCTGGAACACGGTCGGCACCAGCGCATCTCCCTGCGCCGACACCTACGCTGGTAACCGTCCCTTCTCTGAAATCGAAACCAGAGTCGTCAGAGACATAGTCCAAGAGAATCTGCACAGATTAGCGTTATACCTCACCATGCATAGCTATGGAAGTATGATACTGTACCCCTGGGGTCATGACGGCACTCTATCACCTAACGCCTTCGCTCTCCACCTTGTCGGAGTGGCTATGGCTGACAGAATATTCGAGAACCAACTTCCTAACTTCCCGAGATATGTTGTGGGTAATTCTGTCCTGGTCATTGGCTACCCGGCAGCTGGAGCCTCTGAAGATTGGGCTCATTTGGTCGGCGTTCCTCTGTCTTATACTTACGAGTTGCCTGGTCTTGCCGGTGGACTGAATGGGTTCCATTTGGACCCAATTTACATTGAACAGGTGGCCAAGGAGACCTGGGAGGGTATAGTGGTGGGAGCGAGACAGGCTGGCGATTTGTTCTTGaggaataaatga